The Synechocystis sp. PCC 7509 genome includes a window with the following:
- the acsF gene encoding magnesium-protoporphyrin IX monomethyl ester (oxidative) cyclase translates to MVDSLKKPSFEEMRPGVKVPSKETLLTPRFYTTDFEEMAQMDLSVNEAELRALLAEFQTDYNRTHFTRDAEFEQSWEHIDGETRQVFVEFLERSCTAEFSGFLLYKELSRRLKDKNPLLAECFNLMSRDEARHAGFLNKALSDFNLSLDLGFLTKSRKYTFFKPKFIFYATYLSEKIGYWRYILIYRHLAAHPEDRIYPIFRFFENWCQDENRHGDFFDAMMKSQPKMLNDWKARLWCRFFLLSVFGTMYLNDIGRSKFYAAIGLDARDYDKQVIEKTNETAGRVFPVILDVKKPEFYDRLETCTQNNDKLSAIASSSTPKFLQLFQKLPLYISNGWQFVRLYFMKPIDMASVQGKVQ, encoded by the coding sequence ATGGTAGATTCCCTCAAAAAACCGAGCTTTGAAGAAATGCGTCCGGGGGTAAAAGTCCCCTCCAAGGAAACCCTACTTACACCTCGGTTTTACACCACCGACTTTGAAGAAATGGCGCAAATGGATCTCTCGGTAAATGAAGCCGAGCTAAGAGCGCTGTTAGCAGAATTTCAGACAGATTACAACCGCACTCACTTTACCCGCGATGCCGAATTTGAGCAATCTTGGGAACATATAGACGGCGAAACTCGCCAAGTATTTGTAGAATTTTTAGAACGCTCTTGTACGGCGGAGTTTTCGGGCTTTTTACTTTACAAAGAACTCAGCCGTCGCTTAAAAGACAAAAACCCTCTACTAGCGGAGTGTTTTAACCTCATGTCACGCGATGAAGCGCGTCATGCTGGCTTTTTAAATAAGGCGCTATCAGACTTTAATTTGTCGTTAGATTTGGGATTTTTGACGAAAAGTCGCAAATATACCTTCTTTAAGCCTAAGTTTATCTTCTACGCCACTTATTTATCCGAAAAAATTGGTTATTGGCGATATATCTTGATTTACCGTCATTTAGCCGCTCATCCTGAAGATCGGATTTATCCTATATTCCGCTTCTTTGAAAATTGGTGTCAAGACGAAAATCGGCACGGCGACTTTTTCGATGCGATGATGAAGTCTCAACCCAAAATGTTGAATGATTGGAAAGCTCGGTTGTGGTGTCGGTTCTTCTTGCTGTCAGTATTTGGGACAATGTATCTCAATGATATTGGGCGCTCGAAGTTTTATGCAGCCATTGGTCTAGACGCGCGCGATTACGACAAGCAGGTAATTGAAAAGACTAACGAAACGGCTGGGCGAGTGTTCCCGGTGATTTTGGACGTTAAAAAGCCAGAATTTTATGATCGCCTAGAAACTTGTACTCAGAATAACGATAAATTGAGTGCGATCGCTAGTTCCTCTACTCCCAAGTTTCTGCAACTATTCCAAAAACTGCCTTTATACATTTCTAATGGTTGGCAATTTGTGCGCCTGTATTTTATGAAACCTATTGACATGGCTTCTGTGCAAGGTAAAGTTCAGTAA
- a CDS encoding DUF6932 family protein, translating into MLEWQWCGYEQANIYCSYFDRKREAQKAEYGGEFFPAESEADGDETHFLEFFQNDKDRNRKGIIAIDLLKWQP; encoded by the coding sequence GTGTTGGAGTGGCAATGGTGTGGATATGAACAAGCTAATATCTATTGCTCCTACTTTGATCGTAAGCGTGAGGCTCAAAAAGCTGAATACGGAGGAGAATTTTTCCCTGCTGAGTCGGAAGCGGATGGCGATGAAACTCATTTTCTAGAGTTTTTTCAAAACGACAAAGATAGAAACCGAAAAGGGATAATAGCTATAGATTTATTGAAGTGGCAGCCATGA
- a CDS encoding helix-turn-helix domain-containing protein produces MIKNERQYRITKAQAQKFQQALTKLTEYSEEAKQVNPLLWQAKKSAIESQLNELQEEIKEYERLAKSSSSKSIALAGGSIEALPKALIEARIAAKISQKELAARLGIKEQQIQRYEATNYASVKLSRVIEVSQALDIKLPSIRRMVIAKSKKLPSKRLERSV; encoded by the coding sequence ATGATTAAGAATGAGAGACAGTACCGTATTACTAAGGCTCAAGCGCAAAAGTTTCAGCAAGCACTGACAAAACTGACAGAATACTCAGAAGAAGCAAAACAGGTCAATCCCTTGTTATGGCAAGCTAAGAAGTCAGCAATAGAAAGTCAGTTAAATGAATTGCAGGAGGAAATTAAGGAGTACGAAAGACTTGCTAAAAGTTCTTCTAGTAAGTCGATAGCGTTAGCAGGTGGATCGATAGAAGCATTACCAAAAGCTTTGATTGAAGCGCGTATAGCTGCGAAAATCAGCCAGAAAGAATTAGCTGCTCGACTGGGAATTAAAGAACAGCAAATCCAGAGGTACGAAGCGACAAACTATGCCTCTGTAAAACTGTCACGAGTTATAGAAGTAAGTCAAGCTCTTGATATTAAGTTGCCATCTATAAGAAGAATGGTAATAGCGAAGTCAAAAAAACTCCCTTCTAAAAGACTGGAACGTTCAGTTTAG
- a CDS encoding DMT family transporter has product MLIAIEQISSSWLVKYPGEIAALSAASLWAVSSVIYGSLGREISPMYLNLFKGAIAIILLGLTLLVRGELFPTVSATNLCLLLLSGSIGIGLGDTAFFAALNCLGARRALLMETLAPPITAILALIFLQERLKASVWGGILLTVAGVAWVVTERTPATEGRPVYLRKGIIFGIIAAISLAIGGILARAAIANNSISPLWAALLRISAAVVSLLPFLRLQQNSFAYKPTPRVFAGIGLAAFMGTYLGIWLQQTAIKFTEVGIALTLTNTAPIFILPISVFIGEKPSIRAILGAGVAIFGIATIFYLG; this is encoded by the coding sequence ATGTTGATCGCAATAGAACAGATATCAAGTTCTTGGCTAGTAAAGTATCCAGGAGAAATCGCCGCGCTCAGTGCTGCAAGTCTTTGGGCGGTGTCGTCGGTGATTTATGGGAGTTTGGGGAGAGAAATTTCACCAATGTACTTAAACTTATTTAAAGGCGCGATCGCAATTATTTTACTAGGTTTAACTTTATTAGTGCGTGGCGAGTTATTCCCTACTGTATCAGCAACTAACTTATGCTTACTATTACTAAGCGGTAGTATCGGCATTGGTTTAGGCGATACGGCATTTTTTGCAGCGTTAAATTGTTTAGGTGCGCGTCGTGCTTTATTAATGGAAACTTTAGCCCCGCCCATTACAGCAATTTTGGCACTAATTTTTCTACAAGAACGTTTAAAAGCTAGTGTTTGGGGTGGTATTTTATTAACAGTTGCCGGAGTTGCTTGGGTTGTAACCGAACGTACCCCAGCTACCGAAGGTCGCCCCGTATATCTGCGTAAAGGAATTATATTTGGCATAATTGCCGCGATTTCTTTAGCAATTGGGGGGATTTTAGCGCGGGCGGCGATCGCCAATAACAGTATTTCTCCTCTATGGGCGGCATTACTGCGGATAAGTGCCGCAGTTGTTAGTTTATTACCATTTTTACGCCTTCAACAAAATAGTTTTGCTTACAAGCCAACGCCACGAGTTTTTGCAGGGATTGGGTTAGCTGCTTTTATGGGGACTTATTTAGGAATTTGGTTGCAGCAAACAGCAATCAAATTTACAGAGGTAGGAATTGCTTTAACTTTAACCAATACTGCACCAATATTTATCTTGCCAATTTCTGTTTTTATTGGAGAAAAGCCTAGTATTAGAGCAATTTTAGGGGCAGGAGTAGCAATTTTTGGCATTGCAACTATATTTTATCTCGGTTAA
- a CDS encoding ABC transporter substrate-binding protein, translating to MTSREPIIIVGGINRRKFIKYGSLALGSGVLAACSGGEQPSAQSPGSDASPAASGGDGIKIGVMYSTTGTIAIVEKSLQDATFLAIDQINEGTGPWKGGKGIKGKQLQRVVVNPDSNWDLYNQMSKRLIDEDKVACVLGCYTSASRKSVLPVFEEKNAILYYPVYYEGNECSSNVFYTGAAPNQQITDSIPYCAKNFGKKGFFIGSDYIYPKESNRIAKAELVKSGGEVVGDEYAALGTTEFITIINKIKQAKPDFVLSNLVGDSIPAFYRQYKDAGITSADTPIMAYPTTEEEIQAMGPEYAEGHYSSFNYFQSVDTPENKAFVEQFKAKFGQDRVTNGVMEAAYLQTFFMAQAMEKLLNEGKEITPDNLREATRGQVFNAPQGTVKSDPDNYHTYLYSRIGKWKADGQAEIVFATPAAVKPIPWSQALYKGRTCVHGSPDGRTNSIKETGADLKVEYLKI from the coding sequence ATGACATCGCGCGAACCCATAATTATCGTTGGTGGCATCAATCGCCGTAAATTTATCAAGTATGGCTCGTTAGCCCTTGGTAGTGGCGTGCTTGCAGCCTGCTCTGGTGGCGAACAGCCTTCAGCCCAAAGCCCCGGTAGTGATGCTAGTCCCGCCGCTTCTGGGGGCGATGGCATCAAAATTGGAGTGATGTATTCGACGACTGGAACAATCGCCATTGTGGAGAAGTCTTTGCAGGATGCTACTTTTCTAGCGATCGATCAAATTAATGAAGGTACAGGCCCTTGGAAAGGTGGAAAAGGGATTAAGGGTAAACAGTTGCAACGAGTCGTAGTTAACCCCGATTCTAACTGGGACTTGTACAACCAAATGTCCAAACGCTTAATTGATGAAGATAAAGTTGCCTGCGTTTTAGGTTGCTATACTTCCGCAAGTCGTAAATCGGTACTACCAGTTTTTGAAGAAAAAAACGCCATCCTCTATTACCCGGTTTACTACGAAGGTAATGAATGCAGTTCTAATGTATTCTATACGGGTGCTGCACCCAACCAACAAATTACCGATTCTATTCCTTATTGTGCCAAAAACTTTGGCAAAAAAGGCTTTTTCATTGGTTCAGATTACATTTATCCCAAAGAAAGCAACCGCATCGCTAAAGCAGAATTAGTTAAATCTGGCGGTGAAGTTGTTGGGGATGAGTACGCGGCTTTGGGAACTACCGAATTTATTACTATTATTAATAAAATCAAGCAAGCAAAGCCAGATTTTGTTTTGAGTAACTTAGTCGGTGACAGTATTCCAGCTTTTTACAGACAGTATAAGGATGCTGGGATTACTTCGGCGGACACTCCGATTATGGCTTACCCCACTACTGAAGAAGAAATTCAAGCGATGGGTCCAGAATACGCGGAAGGTCACTACAGCAGCTTTAACTACTTCCAAAGTGTAGATACGCCAGAAAATAAGGCATTTGTGGAGCAGTTTAAGGCAAAATTTGGTCAAGATCGCGTAACGAATGGCGTTATGGAAGCGGCTTATTTGCAAACTTTCTTTATGGCGCAAGCAATGGAGAAATTACTAAATGAAGGCAAAGAAATTACTCCTGACAACTTACGGGAAGCAACTCGCGGTCAAGTTTTTAATGCTCCCCAAGGTACAGTAAAGAGTGATCCCGATAACTACCATACTTACTTGTATTCAAGAATTGGGAAGTGGAAAGCTGATGGTCAAGCAGAGATTGTATTTGCCACCCCGGCGGCGGTGAAACCGATTCCTTGGAGTCAGGCACTTTACAAAGGTCGTACTTGCGTTCATGGTTCGCCTGATGGGCGTACTAACTCAATTAAAGAAACAGGCGCAGACTTAAAAGTTGAGTACCTGAAGATTTAA
- the urtB gene encoding urea ABC transporter permease subunit UrtB has protein sequence MYLSIIELLAQAPTAKSLDLVTFTNQLLNGVGIVGVLLLTGLGLAITFGVMRIINLAHGEFIMLGAYTTFVMQSTFKMDLVLTIPFAFLSTAIIGAIIELTIIRRLYGRPLETLLATWGLSIVLQGVVKLIFTAQLKYVKAPRYISGNLNVFTSADGGSSITISYYRLFIVAIALGLLALTAYLLYGTALGRQIRAVTQNRDMAKCLGINTSFVDMVTFAYGCGLAGVAGAVLSSLKSVAPPMGQDYLVDAWMVVVTGGVDKLVGVLAGAFLIGESNAAIAFLLNDPLARVIVLAAVIILIRYRPEGLFTVQKRA, from the coding sequence ATGTATTTATCCATAATTGAATTACTAGCACAAGCTCCTACTGCCAAAAGCTTAGATTTAGTAACCTTTACTAACCAACTTCTGAATGGAGTTGGTATTGTGGGAGTTTTATTATTAACGGGGTTGGGATTAGCGATTACTTTTGGAGTGATGCGAATAATTAACCTAGCTCATGGTGAATTCATCATGTTAGGCGCATACACTACTTTTGTAATGCAATCCACTTTCAAGATGGATTTAGTGCTAACTATTCCTTTTGCTTTTTTATCTACAGCAATTATTGGGGCAATTATTGAGCTAACTATAATTAGGCGGCTTTACGGTCGCCCTTTAGAAACTTTACTTGCCACTTGGGGTTTAAGTATTGTGCTTCAAGGAGTTGTTAAATTAATTTTTACAGCGCAGTTAAAGTATGTAAAAGCTCCCCGTTATATATCAGGAAACTTAAACGTATTTACTAGCGCCGATGGTGGGTCAAGTATTACAATTTCCTACTATCGTTTGTTTATTGTAGCGATCGCATTAGGGCTACTAGCACTGACAGCTTACTTACTTTACGGTACGGCTTTAGGGCGACAAATTCGCGCTGTGACTCAAAATCGAGATATGGCGAAATGTTTGGGCATTAATACAAGTTTCGTTGATATGGTGACCTTTGCCTACGGTTGCGGACTAGCGGGGGTTGCTGGTGCGGTACTTTCTTCGCTAAAAAGCGTTGCGCCACCAATGGGACAAGATTATTTAGTTGATGCTTGGATGGTAGTTGTAACCGGCGGTGTAGATAAGCTAGTTGGAGTTTTGGCGGGAGCATTTTTAATTGGCGAATCGAACGCAGCGATCGCATTTTTGCTTAACGATCCTTTAGCGCGAGTGATCGTATTAGCGGCGGTAATCATCTTAATTCGCTATCGTCCTGAAGGCTTGTTTACTGTCCAAAAACGAGCTTAA
- the urtC gene encoding urea ABC transporter permease subunit UrtC: MTDVLGGVQRATIPVKLLVTTGIILLLFIILPFVLGEFQTALMAKLLLFGILGISLDLVWGFTGILSFAHGVFFTLGGYAMAYYLKLNLSSTANTYGGELPDFMVWNGLKELPWFIAPLKFFPIAAIATIAVPAAFAYIIGWFIFRSKVSGVYITIITLAIASALTTFFVSQQAFTGGTNGITDVSRLSFFGVNIPLIGLYYIILGFTTLVLFGSWLLTKSNFGLILRSIKENEQRISYLGYDVASFKIFIWTLSAGIAGLAGGLFVPLNRFISPVYLAVAFGTQVVIWVAIGGRGTLIGPIFAAILLGQVQNYAERVTQDWQLIVGILLLVVVLFVPDGLMSLIPKKFNLLNTRNNQ, from the coding sequence ATGACTGATGTATTAGGGGGCGTTCAACGGGCTACTATTCCTGTTAAGTTGTTGGTAACAACGGGAATTATTCTTTTACTATTTATAATTTTGCCTTTTGTATTAGGAGAATTTCAAACGGCTTTAATGGCAAAGCTGTTATTGTTTGGGATTTTAGGGATTTCTCTAGATTTAGTTTGGGGATTTACAGGCATTTTGAGTTTTGCTCACGGGGTTTTCTTTACCCTTGGTGGTTACGCTATGGCGTATTATTTAAAACTCAATTTGTCATCAACGGCAAATACTTACGGCGGCGAATTGCCGGACTTTATGGTGTGGAATGGGTTAAAAGAATTACCTTGGTTTATTGCCCCATTAAAGTTTTTTCCCATCGCCGCCATTGCTACAATTGCTGTACCCGCAGCTTTTGCTTACATTATCGGTTGGTTTATTTTTCGCTCTAAAGTGAGCGGAGTTTACATCACTATTATTACTTTAGCGATCGCATCGGCATTAACTACATTTTTTGTCAGCCAGCAAGCTTTCACGGGTGGGACGAATGGCATTACTGATGTTTCTCGTCTCAGTTTTTTTGGTGTAAATATTCCCTTAATAGGTTTGTATTACATCATTCTTGGTTTTACTACTTTAGTTTTATTTGGTAGTTGGTTACTGACAAAATCTAACTTTGGCTTAATTTTGCGATCGATTAAAGAAAACGAGCAACGAATTTCTTATTTAGGTTACGATGTCGCCAGCTTCAAGATTTTTATTTGGACACTATCGGCGGGTATAGCAGGTTTAGCTGGGGGATTATTTGTACCGCTAAATAGATTTATTTCTCCAGTATATTTAGCCGTAGCTTTTGGTACGCAAGTTGTGATTTGGGTAGCAATTGGTGGGAGAGGAACTTTAATTGGCCCGATATTTGCGGCTATTTTACTAGGTCAAGTTCAAAACTACGCCGAAAGAGTAACCCAAGATTGGCAATTAATCGTGGGCATTTTGTTATTAGTTGTCGTGCTATTTGTCCCGGATGGCTTAATGAGTTTAATTCCCAAAAAATTCAACTTATTAAACACCCGCAACAACCAATAA
- the urtD gene encoding urea ABC transporter ATP-binding protein UrtD, producing the protein MNTILAVKDLKVVFSGFQALKGINLEVGEREIVTIIGPNGAGKSTLLDAIVGKSPVASGHVYFRGKEITNKNRYEIARMGIGRKFQNPNVYNDLTVFENILLALKGTHSVLASIKSKLTRVKKAKIEAVLERIGLLDKAYTKVSSLSHGQKQWVEIGMVIAQDPTVVLLDEPTAGMTSDETHLTGEIIKSISEDHSVIVIEHDMEFVKQIAQKLVVLHQGEKLIEGSVQEVQNNAQVIEVYLGRERIDVAA; encoded by the coding sequence ATGAATACAATACTTGCTGTTAAAGACTTAAAAGTAGTCTTTTCAGGATTTCAAGCTCTCAAAGGAATAAATTTAGAAGTCGGCGAACGAGAAATTGTCACGATTATCGGCCCGAATGGTGCGGGGAAAAGTACGCTTTTAGATGCAATTGTTGGTAAGTCTCCAGTAGCTTCTGGTCACGTATACTTTCGCGGTAAAGAAATTACTAATAAAAATCGTTATGAAATTGCGCGTATGGGAATTGGACGTAAGTTTCAAAATCCAAATGTTTATAACGATCTAACAGTATTTGAAAATATCTTATTAGCACTTAAAGGAACTCACTCAGTTTTAGCTTCAATTAAATCGAAGTTAACGAGAGTAAAAAAAGCAAAAATCGAAGCAGTTTTAGAACGAATTGGGTTGTTAGATAAAGCTTATACCAAAGTTTCATCGCTTTCTCACGGACAGAAACAATGGGTAGAAATTGGCATGGTAATCGCTCAAGATCCAACAGTGGTATTGTTAGATGAACCAACGGCGGGGATGACTTCCGACGAAACCCATTTGACAGGAGAAATTATTAAATCTATCTCCGAAGATCATTCCGTAATAGTAATTGAGCATGATATGGAATTTGTTAAGCAAATTGCTCAAAAGCTTGTAGTTTTACATCAAGGCGAAAAACTAATTGAAGGATCGGTTCAAGAAGTTCAAAATAATGCACAAGTTATCGAGGTTTATTTAGGTCGTGAACGAATTGATGTCGCTGCTTAA
- the urtE gene encoding urea ABC transporter ATP-binding subunit UrtE: protein MNELMSLLKLTDVSAGYGQTPVLVNVNMVVEKGDIACILGRNGMGKTTLLRSIIGLNKVIKGDIVFDADDITNIPTYKRSRYGIAFIPQGREIIPYLSVLDNLKLGLAASKKKLKKIPDEIFEFFPMLTQHLKRQGGLLSGGQQQQLAIARGLMCDPQIMLLDEPTEGIQPSIVQEIDETLKRINREKGITLLVVEQKIDFAKQLAQKFFIMEKGAIAAKGNTSDLTDSLVRRYLTV, encoded by the coding sequence GTGAACGAATTGATGTCGCTGCTTAAGCTTACAGATGTATCGGCGGGTTACGGGCAAACTCCTGTTTTAGTTAACGTCAATATGGTAGTAGAAAAAGGAGATATTGCTTGCATATTGGGTCGCAATGGTATGGGAAAAACTACCCTTTTGCGGAGCATTATTGGTTTAAATAAAGTTATTAAAGGCGATATCGTTTTTGATGCGGATGATATAACTAATATCCCAACTTATAAGAGGTCGCGTTACGGGATTGCTTTTATTCCCCAAGGGCGCGAAATTATCCCTTATCTGTCGGTTTTAGATAACTTAAAATTGGGATTAGCCGCGAGTAAGAAAAAACTCAAGAAAATACCCGATGAAATCTTTGAGTTTTTCCCCATGCTAACGCAGCATCTCAAGCGCCAAGGGGGATTACTAAGCGGTGGACAACAACAGCAACTAGCGATCGCACGGGGGCTAATGTGCGACCCCCAAATTATGCTCTTAGACGAGCCTACCGAAGGCATCCAGCCCTCTATTGTCCAAGAAATAGATGAAACCCTAAAACGAATTAATCGTGAAAAAGGGATAACTTTATTGGTGGTAGAACAAAAAATCGATTTTGCCAAACAACTAGCGCAAAAGTTTTTTATTATGGAGAAAGGGGCGATCGCTGCAAAAGGTAACACTAGCGATCTGACAGATTCCTTGGTACGGCGATATTTGACTGTTTAG
- a CDS encoding FmdB family zinc ribbon protein: protein MPLYDFRCEACGVFEQSRSMQTANDPMFCPTCQAVAKRLISAVGILKTPTQLSKRVEQSAEPRVVQRTTQHNHLAHKHNHHHGRPWAIGH from the coding sequence ATGCCCTTGTACGATTTTCGCTGTGAAGCTTGTGGCGTGTTTGAACAAAGCCGGAGTATGCAAACAGCAAACGATCCGATGTTTTGCCCAACTTGTCAGGCTGTAGCCAAACGCTTGATCTCTGCGGTGGGAATACTTAAGACACCAACGCAATTAAGTAAGCGAGTTGAGCAAAGCGCCGAACCGCGCGTAGTTCAACGCACAACTCAGCACAACCATTTGGCCCACAAACACAACCATCATCACGGACGACCTTGGGCAATTGGTCACTGA
- the fmdA gene encoding formamidase: MPEVLFKVDLNKPMTEQDAVGHNRWHPDIPAVASVNPGTVFRIECKDWTDGQIHNNDSPEDIRTVNLTIPHVLSGPIHVNGAEPGDLLVVDILDVGTLPNYEWGFTGIFAKENGGGFLTEHYPTAQKAIWDLQGIYARSRHIPDVKFAGIPHPGLIGCAPSHELLATWNKREAELVATDPDRVPALALLPNPKDAILGSLKGAEFDRIAQEACRTIPPREHGGNCDIKNLSKGSKVYFPVYVEGAKLSMGDIHFSQGDGEITFCGAIEMAGYLDLHVELIKGGVEKYGLINPIFKPGPVQPHYSEFLVFEGISVDEFSGKQYYLDAHVAYRRACLNAIAYFKKFGYTGEQVYLLLGSAPVEGRISGIVDIPNACCTIAVPTAIFERNVLPT, encoded by the coding sequence ATGCCAGAAGTGCTGTTTAAAGTTGACTTAAATAAGCCAATGACGGAACAAGATGCTGTTGGGCATAATCGCTGGCATCCTGATATTCCGGCGGTAGCTTCTGTTAATCCTGGTACAGTATTTCGGATTGAGTGCAAAGATTGGACGGATGGACAAATTCACAACAATGATAGTCCTGAAGATATCCGCACGGTTAATTTAACTATTCCTCACGTTCTCAGTGGGCCCATTCACGTCAATGGTGCAGAACCTGGCGATTTGCTGGTTGTCGATATTTTAGATGTGGGAACTTTGCCTAACTATGAGTGGGGTTTTACAGGGATTTTTGCTAAAGAAAATGGCGGCGGATTTTTAACTGAACATTACCCGACTGCTCAAAAAGCAATTTGGGATTTACAAGGAATTTACGCGCGTAGTCGTCACATTCCCGATGTAAAGTTTGCGGGGATTCCTCACCCCGGACTAATTGGCTGCGCTCCTTCTCATGAATTGCTGGCTACTTGGAATAAGCGCGAAGCGGAATTAGTAGCAACAGATCCCGATCGCGTACCAGCATTAGCTTTACTCCCAAATCCAAAGGATGCAATATTAGGTTCTCTCAAAGGCGCGGAATTTGACCGCATAGCTCAAGAAGCTTGTCGCACAATTCCCCCCCGCGAACATGGCGGAAACTGCGACATTAAAAACTTATCTAAAGGCTCAAAGGTTTATTTTCCCGTTTATGTTGAAGGAGCAAAGCTTTCAATGGGGGATATTCACTTTTCCCAGGGTGACGGCGAAATTACTTTTTGCGGCGCGATTGAGATGGCTGGCTATTTAGATTTGCACGTAGAACTCATCAAAGGTGGTGTAGAAAAATATGGGCTAATTAACCCGATATTTAAGCCCGGCCCGGTTCAACCTCATTACTCAGAATTTTTGGTATTTGAAGGCATCTCTGTAGATGAATTTTCTGGCAAACAGTACTATTTAGATGCTCATGTTGCCTATCGTCGCGCTTGCTTGAATGCGATCGCCTATTTCAAGAAGTTTGGTTATACTGGCGAACAAGTTTATTTGCTTTTAGGTTCTGCGCCCGTAGAAGGACGAATTAGCGGCATTGTAGACATTCCCAACGCTTGCTGTACGATTGCTGTCCCAACGGCAATTTTTGAGCGTAATGTGCTGCCTACCTAG
- the aroB gene encoding 3-dehydroquinate synthase, translating into MPVISVNLPSESYDIAIAPGNLDLLGEKMATLKLGKKVLLVSNPVVFGHYGERATLALKNAGFDVTTSILKDGEQYKNLTSIQQIYDKALENRLERSSTMVALGGGVIGDMTGFAAATWLRGVNFIQVPTTLLSMVDASIGGKTGVNHPQGKNLIGAFHQPRLVLIDPQVLDTLPVREFQAGMAEVIKYGIIWDLDLFAQMEKCDRLDEMRYLSQSLLQTILARSCQAKADVVSKDEKEAGLRAILNYGHTIGHAVESLTGYQVVNHGEAVAIGMVAAGQLALKLNLWDADSQAKQIKLIQKAGLTTKLPSGINIDAIIDALQTDKKVKAGKVRFVLPTQIGAVEITDQVHTDLIHQVLQEMQ; encoded by the coding sequence ATGCCTGTTATTAGTGTAAATCTACCTTCCGAGTCTTACGACATTGCGATCGCACCAGGCAACTTGGATTTGCTGGGCGAAAAAATGGCTACCCTCAAGCTAGGTAAAAAAGTTTTATTAGTATCTAACCCTGTAGTTTTTGGTCATTATGGGGAAAGAGCAACATTAGCTCTGAAAAATGCTGGTTTTGATGTCACAACAAGCATTCTCAAAGATGGCGAACAATACAAAAATTTAACCTCTATCCAGCAAATCTACGACAAAGCCCTAGAAAACCGTCTAGAACGCTCCTCAACTATGGTTGCTTTGGGTGGGGGCGTAATTGGCGATATGACAGGCTTCGCGGCGGCTACATGGCTAAGAGGGGTTAATTTTATCCAAGTACCCACAACACTGTTGTCAATGGTGGATGCTTCTATTGGGGGTAAAACGGGCGTAAATCATCCCCAGGGTAAAAATCTAATTGGCGCATTCCATCAACCGCGATTGGTACTAATCGATCCGCAAGTATTGGATACTTTACCCGTGCGAGAATTTCAAGCAGGGATGGCAGAAGTAATTAAATACGGGATAATTTGGGACTTGGACTTGTTTGCACAAATGGAAAAGTGCGATCGCCTAGACGAAATGCGTTATCTTTCTCAAAGCCTGCTACAAACTATTTTGGCGCGTTCTTGTCAAGCGAAAGCCGATGTTGTCAGCAAAGATGAAAAAGAAGCGGGATTAAGAGCTATTCTTAACTACGGTCACACTATCGGTCATGCGGTAGAAAGCTTGACAGGCTATCAAGTAGTTAATCATGGCGAAGCTGTAGCGATCGGGATGGTAGCGGCGGGACAACTCGCACTCAAACTTAATCTGTGGGATGCAGATTCTCAAGCAAAGCAAATCAAACTAATTCAAAAAGCTGGACTGACAACTAAATTGCCGTCAGGAATAAATATTGATGCGATTATTGATGCTTTACAAACTGATAAAAAAGTTAAAGCGGGTAAAGTTCGATTTGTGCTACCTACTCAAATTGGTGCAGTAGAAATAACTGACCAAGTACATACAGATTTAATTCATCAAGTTTTACAAGAAATGCAGTAA
- the petL gene encoding cytochrome b6-f complex subunit PetL → MFGVISYVLLLGGFFALAVGLLFGLRAVKLL, encoded by the coding sequence ATGTTTGGAGTTATTTCTTACGTCTTGCTATTAGGCGGATTTTTTGCCCTGGCTGTAGGGTTACTTTTCGGTCTACGTGCGGTTAAATTGCTGTAA